The following are encoded together in the Erwinia sp. E602 genome:
- the acnA gene encoding aconitate hydratase AcnA has product MSQTLRELSQDTLAVQQQHYRFFSLARVAAELGDISRLPKSMKVLLENLLRWQDDDSVTDEDIRALAGWLQTAHADREIAYRPARVLMQDFTGVPAVVDLAAMREAVKRLGGDVAKVNPLSPVDLVIDHSVTVDRFGSDAAFDENVRLEMERNHERYVFLRWGQKAFNRFSVVPPGTGICHQVNLEYLGQAVWHEEQQGEEVAYPDTLVGTDSHTTMINALGVLGWGVGGIEAEAAMLGQPVSMLIPDVVGFKLSGKLKPGITATDLVLTVTQMLRKHGVVGKFVEFYGDGLDDLPLADRATIANMAPEYGATCGFFPIDAVTLGYMTLTGRSAQQVALVEAYAKAQGLWREPGDEPVFTSTLALDMSGVESSLAGPKRPQDRVALGDVPAAFKASHELEVNHAQKDGRAVSYLDEKSGQQTALDDGAVVIAAITSCTNTSNPSVLMAAGLLAQKAVAAGLRPKPWVKASLAPGSKVVSDYLDKAGLTASLDALGFNLVGYGCTTCIGNSGPLPDAIETAIKQGDLTVGAVLSGNRNFEGRIHPLIKTNWLASPPLVVAYALAGNMTLNLQTEPLGFNASGPVYLRDIWPSPEEIAAAVQQVSTDMFHKEYAAVFAGTPEWQQIDVSEAATYGWDQDSTYIRLSPFFDTMQREPEPVSDIHGARILAMLGDSVTTDHISPAGSIKADSPAGRYLLERGVERTDFNSYGSRRGNHEVMMRGTFANIRIRNEMVPGVEGGITRYLPGNEQMAIYDAAMRYQQAGVPLAVIAGKEYGSGSSRDWAAKGPRLQGVRVVIAESFERIHRSNLIGMGILPLEFPQGETRKTLGLTGDEQIDISNLDQLRPGGTVRVTLTRNDGSKQVLETRCRIDTGNELTYYQNDGILHYVIRNMLND; this is encoded by the coding sequence ATGTCGCAGACCCTACGAGAATTAAGCCAGGACACGCTGGCAGTACAGCAACAGCACTATCGTTTTTTCAGCCTGGCCCGTGTGGCGGCTGAACTGGGGGATATTTCCCGCCTGCCGAAATCGATGAAGGTGCTGCTGGAAAACCTGCTGCGCTGGCAGGATGATGACTCGGTCACCGATGAAGATATCCGCGCGCTGGCCGGCTGGCTGCAGACGGCCCACGCCGATCGTGAAATCGCCTATCGCCCGGCGCGGGTGCTTATGCAGGACTTTACCGGCGTGCCGGCGGTGGTCGACCTGGCCGCAATGCGTGAGGCGGTGAAACGCCTCGGCGGCGACGTGGCGAAGGTTAACCCGCTGTCGCCGGTCGATCTGGTGATCGACCATTCGGTAACGGTAGACCGCTTCGGCAGCGACGCGGCTTTTGATGAGAACGTACGGCTGGAGATGGAGCGCAACCATGAGCGCTATGTCTTCCTGCGCTGGGGGCAGAAGGCTTTTAACCGGTTCAGCGTGGTGCCGCCCGGCACCGGCATCTGCCATCAGGTGAACCTGGAGTATCTCGGGCAGGCGGTGTGGCACGAAGAGCAGCAGGGCGAAGAGGTGGCTTACCCCGATACGCTGGTTGGCACCGACTCTCACACCACCATGATCAACGCGCTGGGGGTGCTCGGCTGGGGCGTGGGCGGGATTGAGGCGGAAGCGGCGATGCTCGGACAGCCGGTATCGATGCTGATCCCCGACGTCGTCGGCTTTAAGCTCAGCGGCAAGCTGAAACCGGGAATCACCGCCACCGACCTGGTGCTGACCGTCACCCAGATGCTGCGTAAGCACGGCGTGGTCGGCAAATTTGTTGAGTTCTACGGCGACGGCCTCGACGACCTGCCGCTGGCTGACCGCGCCACCATCGCCAATATGGCCCCGGAATATGGCGCCACCTGCGGATTCTTCCCGATTGATGCGGTGACGCTGGGCTACATGACCCTTACCGGGCGCAGCGCGCAGCAGGTGGCGCTGGTGGAAGCTTACGCTAAGGCTCAGGGCCTGTGGCGCGAACCCGGCGATGAGCCGGTGTTCACCAGCACCCTGGCGCTGGACATGTCGGGGGTGGAGTCAAGCCTCGCCGGGCCGAAACGCCCGCAGGATCGCGTGGCGCTGGGCGACGTACCGGCGGCGTTTAAGGCCAGTCACGAGCTGGAGGTCAACCACGCGCAGAAAGACGGGCGGGCGGTCAGCTACCTGGACGAGAAGAGCGGTCAGCAGACCGCGCTTGATGACGGCGCGGTGGTCATCGCGGCGATCACCTCCTGTACCAATACCTCCAACCCCAGCGTGCTGATGGCCGCCGGCCTGCTGGCGCAAAAAGCCGTAGCGGCCGGCCTGCGGCCGAAACCCTGGGTGAAAGCGTCGCTGGCGCCGGGTTCCAAAGTGGTCTCTGACTATCTGGATAAAGCCGGGCTGACCGCCAGCCTTGATGCGCTGGGCTTTAACCTGGTGGGTTACGGCTGTACCACCTGCATCGGCAACTCCGGGCCGCTGCCGGACGCCATTGAAACGGCGATTAAGCAGGGCGACCTGACCGTCGGCGCGGTGCTCTCCGGCAATCGTAACTTTGAGGGGCGCATCCATCCGTTAATCAAAACTAACTGGCTGGCCTCGCCGCCGCTGGTGGTGGCCTATGCGCTGGCCGGCAACATGACGCTTAACCTGCAGACCGAACCGCTGGGCTTTAACGCCAGTGGGCCGGTATATCTGCGTGATATCTGGCCGTCGCCGGAGGAGATCGCCGCAGCGGTGCAGCAGGTCTCCACCGATATGTTCCACAAAGAGTATGCGGCGGTGTTTGCCGGCACGCCGGAGTGGCAGCAGATAGACGTCAGCGAGGCTGCCACCTACGGCTGGGATCAGGACTCCACCTACATCCGCCTGTCGCCGTTCTTCGACACCATGCAGCGCGAACCGGAACCGGTCAGCGATATCCACGGCGCGCGCATTCTGGCGATGCTTGGCGACTCGGTCACCACTGACCATATTTCGCCCGCCGGCAGCATAAAGGCCGACAGCCCGGCCGGGCGCTATCTGCTGGAGCGCGGCGTGGAGCGAACCGACTTTAACTCCTACGGCTCGCGTCGCGGCAACCACGAGGTGATGATGCGCGGCACCTTTGCCAATATCCGCATCCGCAACGAAATGGTGCCGGGGGTAGAGGGTGGCATCACCCGTTACCTACCGGGCAATGAGCAGATGGCGATTTATGACGCGGCGATGCGCTACCAGCAGGCAGGAGTGCCGCTGGCGGTGATTGCCGGTAAAGAGTACGGCTCCGGCTCCAGCCGCGACTGGGCGGCAAAAGGGCCACGTCTGCAGGGGGTAAGGGTGGTGATTGCCGAGTCCTTCGAACGCATCCACCGTTCAAACCTGATCGGTATGGGCATTCTGCCGCTGGAGTTCCCGCAGGGTGAAACGCGCAAAACCCTGGGACTGACCGGTGACGAGCAGATCGACATCAGCAACCTGGACCAGCTGCGGCCGGGGGGAACGGTGAGGGTGACGTTAACGCGCAACGATGGCAGTAAGCAGGTGCTGGAGACCCGCTGCCGCATCGATACCGGCAACGAACTGACCTACTACCAGAATGACGGCATTCTGCACTACGTGATCCGCAATATGCTGAACGACTGA